One genomic region from Jilunia laotingensis encodes:
- a CDS encoding putative porin, which produces MRRILLTYILLFIVGQLATQAQVDPNNPYGTRKDEFGNIVDRNGNPIDPAMLPQNPDSSNVEIQGLAPTLYMWRISENLGNVTRLPADTAHINFQNTNLTEGMTGHYNYLANLGAPRQSRIFFDRNNPEPTIFLEPYSFFFFRPDQFNFTNSNVPYTNLTYYKAGNKVNGEERFKAYFSVNVNKQLAFGFNIDYLYGRGYYNNSSTSYFNAAPFISYMGDRYEGTLMYNYNYLKANQNGGITDDNYIKDPDAAADGGRNYESTTMPTVMSLATSRTTDSYVFLAQKYKLGFHRDLPQAENDTMPAKTEFVPVTSFIHTMNVEWSKYKFTSEDQLKDYYQHTYIKPGDLNIDDSTAYIGVKNTLGISLLEGFNKYAKAGLTAYISHKLSKYELMDKDSVSKDKYTENEVFVGGELAKRQGKVLHYHATGEVGLLGKAIGQFNVKGDLDLNFRLWKDTVSLIARAYVSNTLPSFYMRHYHSKHFYWDNDHMDKEFRTRIEGELNIENWQTNLKAGVENIKNYTYFNRNAVPEQYGGNLQILSATLSQNFRAGIFHLDNEVTWQKSSNSSVLPLPDFSLYHNLYIDAKLAKKVLTVQLGADVRYFTKYHAPAYMPATGQFYLQPENDQVEIGGYPIVNVYANLHLKRTRIYVMMYHVNDGMISRPNSFYAPHYPINPRLLKIGVSWNFYD; this is translated from the coding sequence ATGAGACGAATCTTACTTACATATATACTACTTTTTATTGTTGGACAACTTGCTACCCAAGCACAAGTCGATCCTAACAATCCCTACGGTACCCGTAAAGATGAATTCGGTAACATCGTGGATCGGAACGGTAATCCGATAGATCCGGCTATGTTACCACAAAATCCCGATTCTTCAAACGTAGAAATACAAGGTTTAGCTCCGACGCTTTATATGTGGCGAATCAGTGAGAATCTGGGAAATGTAACCCGCCTGCCAGCCGACACAGCGCATATCAATTTCCAGAATACCAACTTGACGGAAGGTATGACAGGACATTACAATTACCTCGCCAATTTGGGGGCTCCCCGGCAATCTCGGATATTTTTCGACCGGAACAACCCGGAACCTACCATCTTCCTGGAGCCTTACTCTTTCTTCTTTTTTCGCCCTGACCAGTTCAACTTTACTAACAGTAACGTTCCTTATACGAATCTGACTTATTACAAGGCCGGCAATAAAGTGAACGGGGAAGAACGTTTCAAGGCTTATTTCTCAGTAAACGTCAACAAGCAGCTCGCATTCGGCTTTAATATAGATTATTTATACGGACGAGGGTACTATAACAATTCAAGTACGTCGTATTTCAATGCTGCCCCCTTCATAAGTTATATGGGCGACCGGTACGAAGGTACGTTAATGTATAATTACAACTACCTGAAAGCAAATCAAAACGGTGGTATCACGGATGATAATTATATCAAAGATCCGGACGCAGCGGCAGATGGCGGCAGAAATTACGAATCGACCACCATGCCGACTGTTATGAGTCTGGCAACCAGCCGTACGACGGATAGTTATGTGTTTCTGGCACAAAAATACAAGTTGGGATTCCATCGGGATCTTCCCCAGGCAGAAAATGACACGATGCCTGCAAAAACGGAATTCGTACCTGTCACCAGCTTCATTCATACTATGAATGTAGAATGGTCGAAATATAAATTTACTTCTGAAGACCAACTAAAAGATTACTACCAGCACACTTACATTAAGCCCGGTGATCTGAATATAGATGACTCTACAGCCTACATAGGAGTAAAGAACACATTGGGTATCTCCTTGCTTGAGGGATTTAATAAATATGCCAAAGCAGGACTGACTGCCTATATTTCCCACAAACTCAGTAAATACGAGTTGATGGACAAAGATTCGGTCAGCAAAGACAAATATACGGAAAATGAGGTTTTCGTAGGCGGGGAATTGGCTAAACGACAAGGAAAAGTCCTCCATTACCATGCCACAGGAGAAGTCGGCCTCCTTGGAAAAGCCATCGGCCAGTTCAATGTGAAGGGCGATCTCGACTTGAATTTCCGTTTATGGAAAGATACCGTGAGCCTTATCGCACGGGCATATGTCAGCAATACGCTTCCTTCATTTTACATGCGCCATTACCACTCCAAACATTTCTACTGGGACAATGACCATATGGACAAAGAGTTCCGTACCCGCATCGAAGGAGAACTGAACATCGAAAATTGGCAGACGAATTTGAAAGCCGGTGTGGAAAATATCAAAAACTATACTTACTTCAACCGGAACGCTGTTCCCGAACAGTATGGGGGAAACTTACAGATTCTTTCGGCAACTTTGTCACAGAACTTTCGTGCCGGTATATTCCATTTGGACAATGAAGTGACTTGGCAAAAGTCAAGTAACAGTTCCGTACTTCCATTACCCGACTTTTCGCTTTATCACAATTTATATATTGATGCCAAGTTGGCGAAAAAAGTGTTGACAGTACAGCTAGGAGCAGACGTGCGTTATTTCACTAAATATCATGCGCCCGCCTATATGCCTGCTACCGGACAATTTTACCTCCAACCGGAAAATGACCAAGTTGAAATCGGTGGATATCCCATCGTCAATGTATATGCCAATTTACATCTGAAACGTACTCGTATTTATGTGATGATGTATCATGTGAACGATGGCATGATCAGCCGTCCTAATTCATTCTATGCCCCTCATTACCCGATTAATCCGCGATTACTGAAAATCGGAGTATCTTGGAATTTTTATGATTAA
- a CDS encoding transporter substrate-binding domain-containing protein yields the protein MKSTVKKYLKYLWIGIICFVALLLWPQKKEKPDGQPRDWSEIVASGVIRAATEYNSISFYVDSDTISGFHYELIEAFARDKGLEAKVTPVMSFNERLKGLEDGRYDVIAYGILATSELKDSLLLTSPIILSKQVLVQRKATSEEDSLFIKSQLDLAGKTLHVVKGSPSILRIRNLSNEIGDTIYIDEIEKYGSEQLIALVAHGDIDYAVCDESIARSAVDSLPQLDINTAISFTQFYSWGVSKQSPVLLDSLNAWLSGFREGKDYKMIYRKYYGKN from the coding sequence ATGAAGTCAACCGTAAAGAAATACCTGAAATATTTGTGGATTGGAATCATCTGCTTTGTTGCACTCTTGCTATGGCCGCAAAAAAAGGAGAAGCCTGACGGACAACCGCGTGACTGGTCGGAAATTGTTGCCAGCGGTGTAATTCGTGCCGCAACCGAATACAACTCGATCAGTTTTTATGTAGATAGCGATACCATATCGGGATTCCATTACGAACTGATTGAAGCTTTTGCCCGTGACAAGGGACTAGAGGCGAAAGTAACCCCTGTGATGAGTTTCAATGAACGACTAAAAGGTCTTGAAGACGGAAGATATGACGTTATAGCTTATGGCATATTAGCAACGAGCGAACTAAAAGATTCACTATTACTCACCTCTCCCATCATATTGAGCAAACAAGTATTGGTGCAACGGAAAGCAACTTCCGAAGAAGATTCTCTTTTTATTAAAAGTCAACTCGACCTTGCTGGAAAGACATTGCACGTTGTGAAAGGTTCTCCGTCCATTCTACGTATCCGCAACCTCAGCAACGAAATAGGCGATACCATTTACATTGATGAAATAGAAAAATACGGATCGGAACAACTGATCGCCTTGGTAGCGCATGGAGACATTGACTATGCAGTATGCGACGAAAGTATTGCCCGGTCAGCCGTAGATTCATTGCCTCAACTGGATATCAATACCGCCATCAGCTTCACCCAATTCTATTCATGGGGAGTGAGCAAACAATCCCCCGTACTGCTCGATAGCCTGAATGCATGGTTATCCGGATTCCGGGAAGGAAAAGACTACAAAATGATATACCGGAAGTATTACGGAAAAAACTAA
- a CDS encoding DUF3575 domain-containing protein — protein sequence MIKKLFLTALAFYGGCLSAQTVHEVRDSVKIYFRQGRIDLVPSLNGNQSVLDRMADSLRASYADSVYRLQKILVVGGASPEGSVKLNRWLSEKRAGVLFDYLSRYGTLPDSLKMTDFLGRDWDGLARLVENDPEVPYREETLALLREIVGETQGNSDMKGDHLGRMRRLRSGVPYHYMYKNLFPKLRASQLYLWYEKVCNPAAPIPAPKAEVMLPRVDTVFVHDTIYIAQCPPCKPFYIDVRTNMLYGALLVPNVGIEFYLGKAWSFAANWMYGWWKRDRRHWYWRVYGGDIAVRKWFGGAAREKPLTGHHLGIYGQIFTYDFETGGRGYMGGRPGGTLWGRMNYAAGVEYGYSLPVARRLNVDFTIGVGYWGGTYHEYKPVDDCYVWQSTRQRHWLGPTKAEVSLVWLIGCGNYNGEKGGGR from the coding sequence ATGATAAAGAAATTGTTTCTCACGGCATTGGCATTCTATGGCGGCTGTCTGTCGGCACAGACCGTGCATGAGGTACGAGATTCCGTGAAGATATACTTCCGGCAGGGGAGGATAGACCTTGTCCCTTCCCTGAACGGCAACCAGTCCGTGCTGGACAGGATGGCGGACAGCCTGCGTGCGAGTTACGCCGACTCCGTTTATCGGTTGCAAAAGATCCTTGTCGTGGGTGGTGCCTCACCCGAGGGGAGTGTCAAACTCAACAGGTGGTTGTCCGAAAAGCGTGCCGGGGTGTTGTTCGACTACCTTTCACGCTACGGGACGTTGCCGGATTCATTGAAGATGACCGACTTTCTCGGACGTGACTGGGACGGTCTGGCCCGTCTGGTGGAGAATGATCCGGAAGTGCCTTACAGGGAGGAAACCCTGGCCCTGTTGCGTGAGATTGTCGGGGAGACGCAAGGGAACAGCGACATGAAAGGTGACCATTTGGGTCGGATGCGGCGGTTGCGCAGCGGTGTGCCTTATCATTACATGTATAAAAATCTTTTTCCCAAACTCCGCGCCTCGCAACTCTACCTGTGGTACGAGAAAGTATGCAACCCGGCAGCTCCCATACCCGCACCGAAAGCGGAAGTCATGCTCCCCCGGGTGGATACGGTTTTCGTGCATGACACCATCTATATCGCACAGTGTCCGCCCTGCAAGCCTTTCTACATCGATGTACGGACAAACATGCTCTATGGCGCACTGTTGGTACCGAATGTCGGGATCGAATTTTATCTTGGCAAGGCCTGGTCTTTTGCCGCAAACTGGATGTACGGCTGGTGGAAGAGAGACCGTCGCCATTGGTACTGGCGTGTCTACGGGGGTGACATCGCCGTGCGCAAATGGTTCGGCGGGGCTGCCAGGGAAAAACCGCTCACCGGCCACCACCTCGGCATTTACGGGCAGATATTCACCTACGACTTCGAGACGGGAGGCCGTGGTTACATGGGCGGCAGGCCCGGTGGCACACTTTGGGGCAGGATGAACTACGCTGCGGGCGTGGAATACGGCTACTCGCTTCCCGTCGCCCGGAGGCTGAACGTCGACTTCACCATCGGTGTGGGCTACTGGGGCGGAACCTACCACGAGTACAAGCCCGTGGACGACTGCTACGTGTGGCAGTCCACCAGACAGCGGCACTGGCTCGGGCCGACCAAGGCCGAAGTGTCGCTCGTCTGGCTTATCGGCTGTGGCAATTACAACGGGGAGAAAGGAGGGGGAAGATGA
- a CDS encoding DUF5119 domain-containing protein, with the protein MIMFVLAVFAFSSCKHKELCYHHPHTATIRLGFDWRDAPDAAPDGMCVFFYPEEGEDAPVRRFDFAGKTGGEIEIRVGRYRVFCYNNDTEVVLLRGTEGFGTHEAFTREGDLFESVYGSSAGNTVPRAEDAEDERVVISPDMLWGCTATEVEISENGTSYVCIPESGKEEWTGRRPVHDEQAMTLYPHELTCTYTYEIRHVKGLEHVSQMCGSLSGMASSLLFCDESLGRECVTIPFEAHAGDESTIVGRFFTFGHHEENAAPHRMLLYVWMDDGSKYCYGTESGRFNVTDQVHSASDGKHVHIIIDGLDLPQPIGGDNIDPSVDDWQEVNEDIHM; encoded by the coding sequence ATGATAATGTTTGTACTGGCGGTGTTCGCCTTTTCTTCCTGCAAGCACAAGGAACTGTGCTACCACCATCCGCACACGGCTACAATCAGGCTGGGGTTTGACTGGCGTGACGCTCCCGATGCCGCCCCGGATGGCATGTGCGTGTTCTTCTACCCGGAGGAGGGGGAGGACGCGCCCGTGCGCCGTTTCGACTTTGCCGGAAAGACGGGAGGGGAGATAGAGATACGGGTAGGAAGGTACCGGGTGTTCTGCTACAACAACGATACGGAGGTGGTACTCCTGCGTGGGACGGAGGGTTTCGGCACTCATGAAGCGTTCACCCGCGAAGGTGACCTTTTTGAAAGCGTCTATGGCAGTTCCGCGGGGAACACGGTACCCCGTGCGGAAGATGCGGAAGACGAGCGTGTCGTCATCAGCCCCGACATGCTATGGGGTTGCACGGCCACGGAAGTGGAGATTTCCGAAAACGGCACCAGTTATGTTTGCATCCCCGAAAGCGGGAAGGAGGAATGGACAGGGAGGCGGCCGGTGCATGACGAGCAGGCCATGACGCTCTATCCTCACGAGTTGACATGTACCTACACGTATGAAATCCGCCATGTGAAAGGGCTGGAACATGTATCCCAGATGTGTGGCTCGCTTTCGGGCATGGCATCCTCGCTGCTGTTCTGTGACGAATCGCTCGGGCGGGAATGCGTGACCATACCGTTCGAGGCCCATGCCGGTGACGAGTCAACCATCGTGGGGAGGTTCTTCACGTTCGGACATCATGAGGAGAACGCTGCACCGCACCGCATGCTACTTTACGTGTGGATGGACGACGGTTCGAAATACTGTTACGGGACCGAAAGCGGACGCTTCAACGTGACGGATCAGGTGCATTCCGCATCCGACGGGAAGCATGTGCATATCATTATCGACGGCCTCGACCTTCCGCAACCCATCGGTGGCGATAATATAGACCCCTCGGTGGACGACTGGCAGGAGGTCAACGAGGATATACATATGTAA
- a CDS encoding fimbrillin family protein — translation MKTKYLFGAMAALMMAACSQDEVVSVRQDGIAYGVSAGTQTRAADSYCNNTLPDYFKVWAKSADGLYINGDKIVNSDGVWTDADGTRYWPDGKTLDFYAEVNGDEEFSFNNGAPTFNDFTVKDAVAEQVDLMYSVRKGQTKTVDKVQLNFRHALSQVCFRAKNNTKNMSVVIKGVSVGHLTEKGTFTFPAADTDYNYADHSDNNVDPEKEVNGGTWVIPSGAQYNKKYSVAPLNGNVTLAPGTASNLTCPEDSHENGFGQVLTLLPQTVAAWNPTKAGTDWNGAYFLVDLALSNITEDDEGAEVSTTVYTGEAAIPVNVAWVQGYRYIYTFVFDEGGNGGWTPDPENPKPVLTTIKYDVTVDDFIPVNPDGGDTENGGTNMDGDDETGYEYSTTLNLHTNDGTGAVRTVKLNSNESTYSFTLSPEYTPSRDGAEFLGWATAADATTAGYREGQSVPVNMEEEKFDLYAVWQKNKTTITLTFNGNHDYAQNIVSGTMPTTMTMTVDEGAKATFIIPDKTPELEGWVFKGWAENAKGSVVYMANNELNTSENKTLYAVWESKTTSGDYPGTDY, via the coding sequence ATGAAAACCAAGTATTTATTCGGGGCAATGGCGGCATTGATGATGGCCGCATGCTCACAGGACGAGGTAGTGAGCGTCCGGCAGGATGGCATCGCTTACGGAGTGTCGGCAGGAACGCAGACACGCGCAGCGGATTCCTATTGTAACAACACCCTCCCTGACTATTTCAAAGTCTGGGCGAAATCGGCCGACGGGCTTTACATCAACGGTGACAAAATCGTGAACAGCGACGGCGTATGGACTGATGCCGACGGTACGCGTTACTGGCCGGACGGCAAGACACTCGATTTCTATGCCGAAGTCAACGGTGACGAGGAGTTCAGCTTTAACAACGGGGCACCGACATTCAACGACTTCACGGTGAAAGATGCCGTGGCCGAACAAGTCGACCTGATGTATTCAGTGCGGAAAGGCCAGACCAAAACCGTCGACAAGGTGCAGCTCAACTTCCGCCATGCCCTGTCGCAGGTTTGTTTCAGGGCAAAGAACAACACAAAAAACATGAGCGTGGTGATCAAGGGCGTGAGCGTGGGGCACCTCACCGAAAAAGGGACGTTCACGTTCCCGGCTGCTGATACGGATTATAACTATGCAGACCATTCGGACAACAATGTAGATCCCGAAAAAGAAGTTAACGGTGGCACGTGGGTCATTCCATCCGGGGCGCAGTACAATAAAAAATATAGCGTCGCTCCATTGAACGGGAATGTCACATTGGCACCGGGTACGGCCTCCAACCTTACTTGTCCTGAGGACAGTCACGAAAACGGATTCGGGCAAGTGTTGACCCTGCTTCCCCAGACCGTTGCAGCCTGGAATCCGACAAAGGCCGGAACAGACTGGAATGGGGCATACTTCCTTGTGGACCTTGCACTTTCCAATATCACAGAAGATGATGAGGGGGCAGAGGTGTCCACAACGGTATACACAGGCGAGGCTGCCATACCTGTCAACGTGGCATGGGTGCAAGGCTACCGTTATATCTATACTTTCGTGTTCGATGAGGGCGGAAACGGAGGTTGGACTCCCGATCCTGAAAATCCGAAACCGGTGCTGACGACCATCAAGTATGACGTTACCGTAGACGATTTCATTCCCGTAAACCCCGATGGCGGTGATACCGAAAATGGTGGTACGAACATGGATGGAGATGATGAAACGGGATATGAATACAGCACTACTCTTAATCTCCATACCAATGACGGTACGGGCGCAGTGAGAACGGTAAAACTCAACAGTAACGAATCCACTTATTCTTTCACGCTCTCACCGGAATATACTCCGAGCCGTGATGGTGCCGAATTTCTTGGCTGGGCTACGGCTGCTGATGCAACAACTGCTGGATATAGGGAAGGACAGTCTGTCCCGGTTAACATGGAGGAAGAAAAATTTGATTTGTATGCAGTTTGGCAGAAAAATAAAACGACAATTACACTGACATTCAATGGCAACCATGATTACGCACAGAACATCGTAAGTGGAACCATGCCAACAACCATGACCATGACAGTTGATGAAGGAGCTAAAGCAACCTTCATTATTCCAGATAAAACTCCCGAATTGGAAGGATGGGTATTCAAAGGATGGGCTGAAAATGCTAAAGGAAGTGTCGTATACATGGCAAATAATGAATTGAATACCTCAGAAAATAAAACACTTTATGCAGTTTGGGAATCCAAAACTACCAGCGGTGATTATCCCGGAACTGATTATTAA
- a CDS encoding fimbrillin family protein: MRKNIFWSAILALSMPLSLLISCQSDDEFVSGKQEGKGASISLDVNYPEFGGNTRTSLEEIEGDMVGNWAEGDKLLITDASGNNVGSLELTDGAGTKHATFTGNLSSNVQNGTHEFTFTYLGAGVQTDEISSSTYNLDFSSQDGDYTELNRYDVFSGKGRYTVVNGTSYAEEALQFKKLLALAHFELIFPDGVSLTGEKVEISGTNLKNSVDIDLTNGALKNPTNNNIIVSGTNGDFYITMIPSEDVTPTFSVNINGTEYESTLSMRTWTAGEFVRQAYKKGVPVKMEAKEDETEIKFIDLGLPSGILWADRNLGANTKYEYGKLIGWGDVTMEKTSTQTKDYPCPYNMNSYYLQKNYYKNCTGDTRYDVVAYQLGSEYYTPNTDNWNELFNNCSGCFETLTDKDNNSINVLKLTSDINHEVLYLPLSGNRSGNNITNRGVKGYYWSAVFCLWFGGQYHEKSGVYYFFKEKDGDTVQESNYYTTMGMSIRPIKYGK; this comes from the coding sequence ATGAGAAAGAATATATTTTGGAGCGCAATACTTGCGCTTTCCATGCCTCTGTCACTCCTGATTTCATGCCAAAGCGATGATGAGTTTGTTAGTGGCAAACAAGAAGGCAAAGGGGCTTCTATTTCGTTGGATGTCAATTATCCCGAATTTGGCGGGAACACACGTACAAGCCTTGAAGAGATTGAAGGAGATATGGTAGGCAACTGGGCAGAAGGTGACAAGTTACTTATCACGGATGCCAGTGGAAACAATGTAGGCTCATTGGAACTTACGGATGGTGCAGGCACTAAACATGCCACTTTTACCGGCAACCTTTCTTCCAATGTACAAAACGGCACGCATGAATTCACTTTTACCTATCTCGGTGCAGGTGTACAGACCGATGAAATTTCATCATCGACATACAATTTGGATTTTAGTAGTCAGGACGGAGACTATACGGAACTTAATCGATACGATGTCTTTTCAGGCAAAGGCCGATATACCGTTGTCAACGGAACATCTTATGCCGAGGAAGCGTTGCAATTCAAAAAATTGTTGGCTTTGGCCCATTTTGAGTTGATTTTCCCCGATGGTGTTTCCTTGACAGGCGAGAAGGTGGAAATCTCTGGTACAAATCTCAAAAACTCGGTCGACATTGATCTTACCAATGGGGCATTGAAAAATCCCACTAACAATAATATCATTGTTTCCGGAACCAACGGTGATTTCTATATCACGATGATTCCTTCTGAAGACGTCACACCTACATTTAGCGTCAATATCAACGGAACCGAATATGAAAGTACTCTTAGCATGCGTACATGGACTGCCGGAGAGTTCGTCCGTCAAGCATACAAAAAAGGTGTGCCGGTGAAGATGGAAGCAAAGGAAGATGAGACTGAAATAAAATTCATTGATTTAGGCTTGCCATCCGGCATCCTTTGGGCAGACCGTAATCTCGGAGCCAACACAAAATATGAATATGGAAAACTTATAGGATGGGGCGACGTAACAATGGAAAAGACATCTACCCAAACCAAAGATTATCCATGCCCATATAATATGAACAGTTACTATCTACAAAAAAACTATTACAAAAATTGTACAGGAGATACCCGATATGATGTTGTAGCCTATCAACTGGGATCAGAATACTATACTCCTAATACGGATAACTGGAATGAATTGTTTAATAATTGTTCAGGATGTTTTGAAACGTTAACAGATAAAGATAACAATTCAATCAATGTTCTTAAACTCACAAGCGATATAAATCATGAAGTGCTATATTTACCTTTATCTGGAAATCGAAGTGGGAATAATATAACCAATAGGGGAGTGAAAGGGTATTACTGGTCCGCTGTATTCTGCTTGTGGTTTGGAGGTCAGTATCATGAAAAGAGTGGCGTTTATTATTTTTTTAAAGAAAAAGATGGAGATACAGTACAAGAGAGCAATTATTATACCACAATGGGAATGTCTATCCGTCCAATAAAATATGGGAAGTAA
- a CDS encoding Gfo/Idh/MocA family protein has translation MSEKIIKWGFIGCGEVTKKKSGPAFQEVESSEVVAVMSRDGAKAKAYAQERGIKRWYDDAQELIDDPEVNAIYIATPPSSHATYAIMAMKAGKPAYIEKPMAQTYEECTRINRISKETGVPCFVAYYRCYLPYFMKVKQLVEEGAVGNVINVQIRFAQPPRDLDFNRDNLPWRVQADIAGGGYFYDLAPHQIDLLQEMFGCILEASGYKSNRGGLYPAEDTLSACFKFDNGLVGSGSWCFVAHESAKEDRIEIIGDKGMICFSVFSFDPIALHTERGREEFHIENPEHVQQPLIQAVVDHLLEKSVCTCDGESATLTNWVMDKILGKI, from the coding sequence ATGAGTGAAAAGATCATTAAATGGGGCTTTATCGGTTGTGGCGAAGTAACCAAGAAAAAAAGCGGACCAGCTTTCCAGGAAGTGGAAAGTTCGGAAGTGGTGGCCGTCATGAGTAGAGACGGAGCTAAGGCCAAAGCATATGCGCAAGAAAGAGGCATCAAAAGATGGTATGACGATGCTCAAGAACTTATTGACGATCCGGAAGTAAATGCCATATACATAGCTACTCCCCCCTCTTCGCACGCGACATATGCTATCATGGCTATGAAAGCCGGAAAACCTGCATATATTGAAAAGCCGATGGCTCAAACCTATGAAGAGTGTACACGTATCAACCGAATTTCCAAAGAGACAGGAGTTCCTTGTTTCGTAGCTTACTACCGCTGCTATTTACCTTACTTCATGAAAGTGAAACAATTGGTGGAGGAAGGCGCGGTAGGCAATGTGATAAATGTTCAAATTCGTTTCGCACAACCCCCACGTGATTTGGATTTCAATCGTGATAATCTTCCCTGGCGTGTACAAGCGGATATTGCAGGCGGTGGCTATTTCTATGACCTAGCTCCCCATCAGATCGACTTGCTTCAGGAAATGTTCGGTTGCATCCTTGAAGCCAGCGGATATAAAAGCAATCGTGGTGGGCTATATCCGGCAGAAGATACGCTGAGTGCTTGTTTCAAATTCGATAACGGACTGGTAGGTAGCGGTTCATGGTGCTTCGTTGCACATGAATCAGCAAAAGAAGACCGTATCGAAATTATCGGGGACAAAGGGATGATCTGCTTCTCTGTCTTTTCATTCGATCCGATTGCTTTGCATACCGAACGCGGACGTGAAGAATTCCATATTGAAAACCCCGAACATGTACAACAACCGTTGATCCAGGCAGTAGTAGACCATTTATTGGAAAAATCGGTTTGTACCTGTGACGGTGAAAGTGCCACACTGACTAACTGGGTGATGGATAAGATTCTGGGGAAAATATAA
- a CDS encoding RNA polymerase sigma factor, translating to MELKQFKIDVLPLRDKLLSYARKLTEDPSDAEDAVQEVMLKLWNMRQKLDEYRSIEGLAMTMTHHRCMDIWRASRPDTLTLDCVQAQSQSATPERLLEEKDEFRLMREIIDLLPTQQRMILQMKDIQEYETEEIAEITGCSTEAIRSNLSRARKKVRDIYLQTIQERKRRKKA from the coding sequence ATGGAACTCAAACAATTTAAAATAGACGTGCTACCACTTCGCGATAAACTCTTGAGTTATGCGCGGAAATTGACAGAAGACCCTTCGGACGCAGAAGATGCCGTACAGGAAGTCATGCTGAAACTTTGGAACATGCGGCAGAAACTGGACGAATACCGCAGCATCGAAGGATTGGCAATGACCATGACGCATCACCGTTGTATGGACATCTGGCGAGCCAGTCGACCGGATACCCTTACATTGGATTGCGTGCAGGCACAAAGCCAATCGGCTACCCCCGAAAGGCTTCTTGAAGAAAAAGATGAATTTCGCCTGATGCGGGAAATCATCGATTTATTGCCTACCCAGCAACGAATGATTCTTCAAATGAAGGATATACAGGAATACGAGACAGAAGAGATAGCGGAAATCACCGGATGCAGTACAGAAGCCATCCGCAGCAATCTATCGAGAGCGCGAAAGAAAGTGAGAGACATTTACCTGCAAACCATACAAGAACGAAAAAGGAGAAAAAAAGCATGA
- a CDS encoding flavodoxin, whose translation MKKIALIYAAKADKTGSVAEKIQKEFGDAVEVVSVEDAWNNDFEGYDKIIVGASTWFDGELPTYWDELLPELRTLNLKGKKVAIFGLGDQVKYPDNFADGIGLLADVFEGDGATLVGYTSPEGYKFDKSHALRGGKWCGLVIDVENQPELTDKRVKEWCKQVKKEFGDA comes from the coding sequence ATGAAAAAGATAGCATTGATATATGCTGCCAAAGCGGATAAGACTGGTTCGGTAGCAGAAAAGATACAGAAAGAATTCGGAGATGCAGTCGAGGTGGTTTCCGTAGAAGATGCTTGGAATAATGATTTTGAAGGATATGATAAGATCATTGTTGGTGCCTCAACCTGGTTTGACGGAGAGTTGCCTACCTATTGGGACGAGTTACTGCCCGAACTCCGGACTTTGAACCTGAAAGGAAAGAAAGTCGCCATCTTCGGATTGGGCGACCAAGTGAAATATCCTGATAATTTTGCCGATGGTATCGGACTGTTGGCTGATGTGTTCGAAGGAGACGGAGCAACGTTGGTCGGTTATACTTCTCCTGAGGGATATAAATTTGATAAATCTCATGCATTACGAGGAGGTAAATGGTGCGGGTTGGTCATTGATGTGGAGAATCAGCCGGAACTGACCGATAAGAGAGTGAAAGAGTGGTGTAAGCAGGTCAAGAAAGAGTTTGGTGATGCATAA